A stretch of the Ostrea edulis chromosome 9, xbOstEdul1.1, whole genome shotgun sequence genome encodes the following:
- the LOC125657457 gene encoding uncharacterized protein LOC125657457 — MRHMFTPYYHTIRDMTPVSALGFVIITATLCRCTTARFVRRDYETMVTERHVEGYCSRRFRTCMKNVNEGDVKPVTKSDGSLYFPPDFFTRACEYFATFSGCYEKIKSTSCGPGFSRKAVEGSKIMSIKLCRNADAMNTLIHCLNDKDFYDEYKRPVEDEEGGNRCKVTKEKIRQRLRVAKYKCGETEYTNLKTVVEDFGNDFITFLYPEFDDQSCIIDVNTLTPDRRRRGVASTTMKKLMDGWIL; from the exons ATGCGACACATGTTTACACCATACTACCATACTATCAGAGACATGACTCCTGTATCAGCTTTAGGGTTTGTGATCATCACAGCTACTTTATGTAGATGTACCACCGCACGTTTTGTCAGGCGAGATTATGAGACGATGGTAACGGAAAGGCACG TGGAAGGATACTGTTCTAGAAGGTTCAGGACTTGTATGAAGAATGTGAATGAGGGGGATGTAAAACCGGTCACCAAATCTGATGGGAGTTTGTATTTCCCGCCTGATTTCTTCACAAGGGCATGTGA ATATTTCGCCACATTCAGTGGTTgttatgaaaaaattaaatcgACATCATGCGGGCCAGGTTTTTCGAGGAAAGCAGTGGAGGGATCGAAGATCATGTCCATCAAATTGTGTCGAAACGCAGACG CCATGAACACTCTTATTCACTGCTTGAATGATAAAGATTTCTATGACGAATACAAGCGCCCAGTTGAAGACGAGGAGGGTGGGAATCGTTGCAA GGTGACCAAGGAAAAAATTCGGCAGCGTTTACGAGTCGCCAAATACAAATGTGGTGAAACTGAATATACCAACCTGAAAACAGTCGTGGAGGACTTTGGGAATGATTTCATTACCTTCTTATATCCCGAATTTGATGATCAAAGCTGCATTATTGACGTCAACACCCTTACCCCCGACAGGCGCAGGAGGGGCGTGGCCAGTACGACTATGAAGAAATTGATGGATGGATGGATTTTGTAA